Genomic DNA from Rhodothermales bacterium:
CATCTACTCGGTCGGAGCGATTTCGAGTTCGTGGCCACCGACATCCGCAACGATATCCCGGTGGACGGCCCCGTGGATTTCGTCTACAACATGGCGAGCCCCGCATCGCCCAAGCACTACTTCGAACTGCCCATTCTGACCCTGGAGACGGGGTCCATCGGCACCCAGAAGGCGCTGGATTTCGCCCACGCCCATGGAGCGCGCTTCCTGATGGCGTCTACCTCGGAGGTGTATGGCGAGCCGGAAATCCATCCGCAGGTTGAGACCTACTGGGGCAACGTCAACCCCATCGGCGTGCGCTCGGTTTACGACGAGGCCAAGCGCTATTCGGAAGCCCTGGTTATGGCCTACCGGCGCGAGCTGGATGCAGACACGGTCATCGTGCGCATCTTCAACACGTACGGACCGCGCATGCGGCCGGACGACGGACGGGCACTGCCCGCATTCATCTCCCAGGCATTGTCCGGCGATCCGATCACCATTCACGGAGACGGCAGTCAGACACGCTCTTTTTGCTACGTCGAGGACCTGGTTCGCGGCCTCTACCTGGCGGCCACCTCCGGGGAGTGCGGACCGATAAATCTCGGCAACCCGAGTGAGGTGTCCATCAAGGGGTTCGCCGCGGAAGTCGTGGAGTTGTGTGGCAGCACGTCCCAGATGACGTTCCACCCGCGACCGCAGGACGACCCGACAGTGCGCCGTCCGGACATCACCCAGGCTCGCAAAAAGCTTGGATGGGAGCCTCGTGTGGAGCGGGCTGACGGCCTCGCACGGACTATCGCTTACTTCCGGGAAGAACTCAGCCACCCGGATCCGACGCGCCGGGTGATGCCCGCTGCGGCAGCAGATCGCGGACCGGTACGCGCCGCCGAACGACGCGCCGAAACACGGACCTCACGCAGAAACCGCCGCGATGCCGCCAGGCGCTGATCACCAATCGCACGCATGGCAGCGGCCCTCCGCTGACCGGCCGACGGACCACCAGGACCGTCGGCTTGCGCCGTATAGGGGCCCTGCAGCGGATCCACGGGCCGGTGCACGTCCGGTTCGGGACACCACCTGGGCGGAAACCCTGTACCCAACCCGGATTCCGGAGCCTCAGCCGGGACTGCTGGACGTATGGAAGGCCATCCGGAGAAGCCGGTGGCATGGGATCGCCCTGGCGGTCTCCGTGTGGGCCCTGGTCGCCGTATTTCTCGTGGTCGTGCCGCCTCGGTACAAGTCGAGCACGGTGCTGCTCATAGACACGGGAGCGCTGGCGGCGATCGCCGAAACCTATGCGGCCACGGACGATGCCGTCTCGCCGTTCGGACTGCCGAAGCTGGCGAACCAGGCCGTGATCCTGGAGACCTCGGTGCAGATTGCCGACTCCGCCACGGCGCGCCTGCTGCGTGCGGTGCCGGTCGCCAGGCTGGAAGAACTGGGCCTGCCCGTCGAGCGGGCGGAGATCGCGGAGTGGCTCGCAGAAGGTGCCATCACCATCGTAGCCGGAGACGGCAAGGAATCGGCGGATGTGATCGAGGTCGTGGCCTCGGCACCCGATGCCACCCTGGCGGCGCAGGTCTCCAACCTGTATGCGGAGTCGTACCTGTCCATGATTGCGCAGGCCGTGGCCGGGCAGCGAGAGGCGGCGCTTGTTCAGCAGCGGGAGAACGTTGCCAACGCCTCGGCCGAGGTCGCGAGTCTGGACCAGCAGTTGGGACAGTTCCTCCGGGAAAACGGGTCGTTGTCCATCGAGCAGGAGGCAGCACTGGCCGCAGGTCGGCTGTCCGAGCTGAGAGGGTCGCTGGACGATGCGCGCATCGAACTCTCCACGCACACTGCCCGCCTGTCCAGTCTCGAAGGGGAGTTGGATGGCCTGGATTTCGACCGACTTGCCGAGCGCATTGCATCCAGCGCGGAAGAGGAAATTGCGGCCACGCACCGGCAGCTCGCGCAGATCGAGATCAGCCTCGAGCAGTTCTATGCCAAGAACCCCGAGCTGAGGCA
This window encodes:
- a CDS encoding SDR family oxidoreductase, whose product is MHRLDHTPHSVVLGGAGFVGSHLCDLLLSEGHQVTCVDSLVTGRAANVEHLLGRSDFEFVATDIRNDIPVDGPVDFVYNMASPASPKHYFELPILTLETGSIGTQKALDFAHAHGARFLMASTSEVYGEPEIHPQVETYWGNVNPIGVRSVYDEAKRYSEALVMAYRRELDADTVIVRIFNTYGPRMRPDDGRALPAFISQALSGDPITIHGDGSQTRSFCYVEDLVRGLYLAATSGECGPINLGNPSEVSIKGFAAEVVELCGSTSQMTFHPRPQDDPTVRRPDITQARKKLGWEPRVERADGLARTIAYFREELSHPDPTRRVMPAAAADRGPVRAAERRAETRTSRRNRRDAARR